One Spinacia oleracea cultivar Varoflay chromosome 4, BTI_SOV_V1, whole genome shotgun sequence DNA segment encodes these proteins:
- the LOC110795055 gene encoding (-)-drimenol synthase, protein MSGENSENQKSRPIANFHPCHWGHHFLNFENPHHDEEIQAQKEQEVKQLKEEVKKELEETKGNSVEQLNFIDGIERLGLEYHFENEIEDALKLVFESFHDQCVKDDLYHVSLRFRILRQHGFFVPCDVLNKFKDENGSFMESIIKDVRGLLSLYEASHVRVHDDKILDEALFFTTTHLNAVVDELSSPLADQVAHALHQPLHKGMPRVESRHYISIYEKDASHNKTLLKFAKLDFNLLQALHQKELKDLTSWWKGLHMKASFGRDRSAEAYLWILGSYHEPQFSFARKIYRKIFKATVLLDDTYDAYGTVEELQPLTEMFQRSWDKSHVDQLSEHVKWGYCAMVEACEEGEEDLAKLGRSFCVNYTREQVKALSQAYLQEAIWCDKKYVPTYDEYMKIALVTSPYPHATVACFLGMGDIATKEVFEWACQDPMPNVIKAASTILRLMDDLGGHKFEQKRKHVASAVQCLMEKHGMSEEEAKEKISVEVEDAWKDINQAMLKPYVIPKPLLTRILNLARSADVIYKGTSDGFTQVNQTFKDKVASVLAHPVPI, encoded by the exons ATGTCAGGTGAAAACTCTGAAAACCAAAAATCTCGTCCCATTGCCAACTTTCATCCATGTCATTGGGGTCACCATTTTCTTAATTTCGAAAATCCTCATCACGACGAG GAAATCCAAGCTCAGAAAGAGCAAGAAGTGAAACAACTgaaagaggaagtgaagaaggAGTTGGAGGAAACTAAGGGCAACTCAGTTGAGCAGCTGAATTTCATCGACGGCATCGAACGTCTTGGGCTAGAATATCACTTCGAAAATGAGATTGAGGATGCATTAAAGCTGGTGTTTGAGAGCTTCCATGACCAATGTGTCAAAGACGATCTATACCATGTTTCTTTGCGATTTCGAATTCTAAGGCAACATGGCTTCTTTGTGCCTTGCG ATGTGTTAAACAAGTTCAAGGATGAGAATGGAAGCTTTATGGAGTCCATAATCAAGGACGTTCGAGGATTGTTAAGCTTGTATGAGGCCTCCCATGTCCGAGTTCATGATGACAAAATACTCGACGAAGCCCTTTTTTTTACTACAACTCATCTCAACGCTGTGGTTGACGAGTTAAGCTCTCCACTTGCGGATCAAGTTGCTCATGCCCTTCACCAACCTCTTCACAAGGGGATGCCCCGAGTAGAGTCTAGGCATTACATCTCCATTTATGAAAAGGATGCATCTCATAATAAGACTCTCCTCAAATTTGCAAAGCTAGATTTCAATTTGCTCCAAGCCTTGCACCAAAAGGAGCTAAAAGATTTAACAAG TTGGTGGAAAGGACTACATATGAAAGCATCATTTGGTAGAGATAGGTCAGCAGAGGCGTATCTTTGGATTTTAGGTTCCTACCACGAACCCCAATTTTCTTTTGCAAGGAAAATTTATAGAAAAATATTCAAGGCAACTGTACTATTGGACGATACATATGATGCTTATGGGACGGTTGAAGAACTCCAACCCCTTACTGAAATGTTTCAAag GTCATGGGACAAAAGTCATGTGGACCAACTTTCGGAGCATGTGAAATGGGGTTATTGCGCAATGGTTGAAGCATGTGAGGAAGGTGAGGAAGATCTTGCCAAACTAGGAAGATCATTTTGCGTTAACTATACAAGAGAACAG GTGAAAGCTTTAAGCCAAGCCTATTTACAAGAGGCAATATGGTGCGACAAAAAATATGTTCCTACATATGATGAGTATATGAAGATTGCATTGGTAACATCTCCCTATCCTCATGCCACAGTTGCCTGTTTCCTAGGCATGGGAGACATTGCAACGAAAGAGGTATTTGAATGGGCATGCCAAGATCCTATGCCTAATGTCATTAAAGCTGCATCTACAATTCTTCGACTCATGGACGACTTAGGTGGCCATAAG TTTGAACAAAAAAGGAAGCATGTGGCCTCGGCTGTGCAATGCTTGATGGAGAAACATGGGATGTCTGAGGAGGAAGCAAAAGAGAAGATAAGTGTAGAAGTTGAGGATGCTTGGAAAGATATTAATCAGGCGATGCTTAAACCTTATGTTATCCCAAAGCCTTTGCTAACTCGGATTCTAAACTTGGCTCGTTCTGCCGATGTTATTTATAAGGGTACATCTGATGGTTTCACCCAAGTCAACCAAACTTTTAAGGACAAAGTTGCTTCCGTTCTTGCCCATCCGGTTCCCATTTga
- the LOC130471941 gene encoding uncharacterized protein yields MIDAQKLERIKVRCGYTNGVCMSSDGRSGGMAFWWRDINVRVASYSDHHVDAEILDHNGDVAWKAAGVYGWPERERKHLTWEMMGNLWGECMSPLVLFGDFNEIAGPSEKEGGVSRGERQMDAFRAAMDQCRVRDLSYRGSIFTWQRGLSTTTVVRERLDRFLANVAWSTLFPNAAVIHLPRYRSDHTPLLLKSDYLGGRHQVERLFKFEALWLSKEECGDVVAASWHEQAGGSVTERIENCSQALSAWAAGTIGSIKKKIREVEKELKELQNRSPDATVIERSTEICGRLDELHMLEESYWHARARTNELRDGDKNTKYFHHKASQRRRRNYIAGLNDELGVWTTEKVEVQKIVARYFDGLFAAEPSNGGEEALAGLEPVVNGEMNARLDAEPTVEEVREALFQMHPNKAPGPDDNALVAFEIFHAMKRRGEGKDGTIALKLDMSKAYDRVEWSFLERVMFRMGFSDNWVRRIMDCLSSVSFSFKINGQISGSVYPTRGLRQGDPISPYLFLLCADAFSTLLSKAARENSIHGIISTYERASGQKVNLSKTDVVFSKRVGFERRQAIVETLGVREVVRHEKYLGLATIIGKSKKVVFAGLKERLWKKLNGWKEKLLSRPGKEVLIKAVAQAIPTYMMSVFKIPDGLLDEMQALIARFWWGSSDTGRKMHWHNWESMCLPKSMGGLGFRDLKCFNQAMLAKQAWRLLTDTNSLLHSVLKARYFKNGDFIDARRGYDPSYTWRSIWGSKSLLLDGLKWRVGNGLDIGVWEEAWLPGEGTSLVPTPNLNFDSELRVSDLIDTNVGAWNEETVREIFNEEEAALILDIPVSEYMPSDQRYWWPCKDGVYSVRSGYWLARLGKTRAWATLYGPREERLWRCMWKLTGPPKLRHFIWRACKGSLAVKERLHYRHVVDNSNCQVCNCSSETIFHSLFECTAARVIWSQSQFADLIAEAPSTSFPTMFEWVASRLNGDELRWFCTIAWAAWFCRNDKLNNNGVANPIQIAANFAKLVSDYVEYAQLVFTPAPGAARGSALGWNTPMEGHIKINSDAHIAGGSGVGLGVVLRDSEGQIVAAGVRKLDARWGVEQTEVAAAKYGLQLAHRLGFPRVVLECDSMNVVRAINDRAAGFSPLMLFYEDIAKLKTSFESFSCNHVSRKCNTVAHLMARWSTNVRELVFEDNFPQSLTTLAGLDLI; encoded by the exons ATGATCGATGCGCAGAAGTTGGAGAGAATAAAGGTGCGGTGTGGGTATACAAATGGGGTGTGTATGAGCAGTGACGGGAGGTCGGGGGGTATGGCATTCTGGTGGAGAGATATCAATGTGAGGGTCGCGTCGTATTCGGACCATCATGTTGATGCGGAGATTCTTGATCACAACGGCGATGTGGCATGGAAAGCGGCGGGGGTGTACGGGTGGCCAGAGAGGGAGAGGAAACACTTAACGTGGGAAATGATGGGGAACTTATGGGGTGAGTGTATGAGTCCGTTGGTTTTATTTGGGGATTTTAATGAAATTGCAGGGCCATCGGAAAAGGAGGGAGGGGTGAGTAGAGGGGAGAGACAAATGGACGCGTTTAGGGCTGCTATGGATCAATGTAGGGTGCGGGATTTGAGCTATAGAGGAAGCATTTTTACGTGGCAAAGGGGATTATCTACAACTACTGTTGTACGGGAACGCCTCGACAGGTTCCTGGCTAACGTTGCATGGTCCACCCTTTTCCCCAACGCGGCTGTAATTCACTTGCCTCGTTACCGTTCCGATCATACCCCATTACTTCTGAAATCCGATTACTTGGGTGGTAGACATCAGGTCGAAAGGTTGTTCAAATTCGAGGCCCTTTGGCTCTCGAAGGAAGAATGTGGTGATGTAGTAGCAGCCTCATGGCACGAACAAGCAGGGGGGTCAGTGACGGAGAGGATAGAAAATTGCTCTCAAGCTTTGTCTGCGTGGGCTGCGGGTACCATTGGTAGTATTAAAAAGAAGATCAGGGAGGTGGAAAAGGAGCTCAAGGAGCTGCAAAACAGGTCACCTGATGCTACGGTGATCGAGAGGAGTACGGAGATTTGTGGTAGGTTGGACGAGTTGCATATGCTTGAGGAGTCTTACTGGCATGCTCGAGCTAGAACTAACGAGCTTCGTGATGGTGATAAAAACACAAAATATTTTCATCACAAAGCGAGTCagcggaggaggaggaactaTATTGCGGGCTTGAATGATGAGCTAGGGGTGTGGACAACGGAAAAGGTAGAGGTACAGAAAATCGTTGCTCGATACTTTGATGGTTTATTTGCAGCAGAACCTTCAAATGGAGGTGAGGAGGCGTTAGCGGGCCTCGAACCGGTTGTCAATGGGGAGATGAATGCACGGCTAGATGCGGAGCCAACTGTGGAAGAGGTTCGTGAGGCTCTATTTCAAATGCACCCGAACAAAGCTCCGGGACCAGATG ATAATGCGTTGGTGGCTTTTGAGATCTTCCATGCAATGAAAAGAAGGGGGGAGGGGAAGGATGGGACGATTGCTCTCAAACTTGATATGAGCAAGGCATACGATAGAGTGGAATGGAGTTTCCTGGAAAGGGTTATGTTTCGTATGGGCTTTAGCGACAACTGGGTAAGGCGAATTATGGATTGTCTTTCAAGTGTTTCCTTCTCTTTCAAGATCAACGGGCAAATATCCGGGTCCGTGTATCCGACAAGAGGGTTGCGCCAAGGTGATCCTATCTCTCCATATTTGTTTCTCTTATGTGCTGACGCCTTTTCTACCTTGTTATCTAAGGCTGCTAGAGAAAATAGCATTCACGGG ATCATCAGTACTTATGAAAGAGCTTCGGGTCAGAAAGTTAATTTAAGCAAAACGGATGTGGTATTTAGCAAGCGGGTGGGCTTTGAGAGAAGGCAGGCTATTGTGGAGACCTTGGGAGTACGAGAGGTGGTGAGGCATGAGAAGTACTTGGGCTTAGCGACAATCATAGGCAAATCCAAAAAGGTGGTTTTTGCGGGCTTAAAGGAGAGGTTGTGGAAGAAGTTGAATGGATGGAAGGAAAAGCTCTTGTCCCGTCCTGGCAAAGAAGTATTGATCAAAGCAGTTGCTCAAGCCATTCCCACTTATATGATGAGTGTATTTAAAATCCCGGATGGTTTGTTGGATGAGATGCAAGCACTTATTGCCCGGTTTTGGTGGGGTTCGTCGGATACGGGTAGAAAGATGCATTGGCACAATTGGGAATCGATGTGTCTACCAAAGTCAATGGGCGGCCTAGGCTTTCGCGATCTTAAATGCTTCAATCAAGCTATGCTAGCAAAACAGGCGTGGCGACTTCTAACTGATACCAATTCACTGCTTCACTCGGTCCTAAAGGCACGGTATTTTAAAAACGGTGACTTCATTGATGCAAGAAGGGGGTACGATCCGAGCTATACATGGAGAAGTATATGGGGCTCAAAATCGCTGCTGCTCGATGGCCTTAAGTGGAGGGTTGGGAACGGACTAGACATTGGTGTGTGGGAAGAGGCGTGGTTACCCGGCGAGGGCACAAGTTTGGTTCCAACGCCAAACCTGAATTTTGACAGTGAGCTAAGGGTGAGTGATCTTATTGATACGAATGTGGGGGCCTGGAATGAAGAGACAGTAAGGGAGATTTTTAATGAGGAAGAGGCTGCACTAATCCTTGATATCCCCGTATCCGAGTATATGCCGTCCGACCAACGTTACTGGTGGCCTTGCAAAGATGGGGTGTATTCTGTGAGAAGTGGGTACTGGTTGGCGAGGCTCGGGAAGACTCGAGCGTGGGCTACCTTATACGGTCCAAGGGAGGAAAGATTATGGCGATGTATGTGGAAACTTACGGGACCTCCAAAACTCCGACACTTTATATGGAGAGCTTGCAAAGGCAGCCTTGCGGTGAAGGAGCGGCTACATTATCGGCATGTGGTGGATAATAGTAATTGTCAGGTATGTAACTGCTCTAGTGAAACAATCTTCCATTCTTTGTTTGAATGTACGGCTGCCCGTGTAATCTGGTCACAAAGTCAGTTCGCGGACTTAATAGCGGAGGCCCCCTCTACTTCTTTCCCCACGATGTTCGAATGGGTAGCAAGCAGGTTGAACGGAGACGAGTTGAGATGGTTTTGCACaatagcgtgggctgcgtggttTTGTAGGAATGATAAGCTGAATAACAATGGCGTGGCTAACCCCATCCAAATAGCTGCGAACTTTGCAAAGTTGGTGTCAGACTACGTCGAGTACGCACAGTTGGTCTTCACACCAGCTCCTGGTGCAGCTAGAGGTAGCGCGTTAGGGTGGAATACACCTATGGAGGGGCACATCAAAATCAACTCTGACGCCCACATCGCGGGCGGTTCTGGTGTAGGATTGGGTGTGGTTCTGCGGGATTCGGAGGGGCAGATTGTGGCTGCAGGTGTGAGAAAGTTGGATGCTAGATGGGGTGTGGAACAAACCGAGGTGGCTGCGGCGAAATACGGTTTACAGCTTGCTCACAGGTTGGGTTTCCCAAGGGTGGTGCTGGAGTGTGATTCAATGAATGTTGTGCGTGCTATCAACGATAGAGCTGCTGGCTTCTCCCCTCTTATGCTGTTTTATGAAGATATTGCTAAATTGAAAACCTCCTTTGAGTCTTTTAGCTGTAATCATGTTAGTAGAAAGTGTAATACGGTGGCTCATCTCATGGCAAGATGGAGTACCAATGTCCGAGAGCTTGTTTTTGAGGACAATTTCCCCCAAAGTCTCACCACTTTGGCGGGACTTGATTTAATATAA